One Streptomyces hundungensis DNA segment encodes these proteins:
- a CDS encoding carbohydrate kinase family protein, producing MIVVAGESLIDLVPRHPEDPLGPLAPRPGGGPYNTAVALGRLGARAAFCSRVSTDGFGEALLGGLRTAGVDTSLVQRGPEPTTLAVANVAPDGSAGYGFYADGTADRLFALPPQLPPAATALALGTCSLILEPGASAYEALLRRESGRGLLTLLDPNIRPPLIPDPDAYRARFRGWLPYVSVLKLSEEDAEWLGGTPEEWLAAGPRAVVLTKGARGLTAHTREGAEHSVPAERVEVVDTIGAGDTVNAALLHHVPSVSALAAADWPRVLRYAARVAALTCAKEGAQPPMAEELGPLS from the coding sequence GTGATCGTCGTCGCCGGAGAATCCCTCATCGACCTGGTGCCGCGGCACCCCGAAGATCCCCTGGGGCCGCTGGCACCCCGGCCCGGCGGCGGCCCGTACAACACCGCGGTGGCCCTGGGGCGGCTCGGGGCGCGGGCCGCCTTCTGTTCCCGGGTCTCCACGGACGGCTTCGGCGAGGCCCTGCTGGGCGGGCTACGCACGGCCGGGGTGGACACGTCCCTGGTGCAGCGCGGTCCGGAGCCGACGACGCTCGCCGTGGCGAACGTGGCCCCGGACGGCTCCGCGGGATACGGCTTCTACGCGGACGGCACCGCCGACCGCCTCTTCGCACTCCCCCCTCAACTGCCGCCCGCGGCGACCGCGTTGGCCCTCGGCACCTGCTCCCTGATCCTGGAGCCGGGCGCGAGCGCCTATGAGGCGCTGCTGCGCCGGGAGTCCGGGCGGGGCCTGCTCACCCTGCTCGACCCCAACATCCGTCCACCCCTGATCCCGGACCCCGACGCCTATCGCGCCCGGTTCCGCGGCTGGCTGCCGTACGTCTCCGTCCTGAAGCTGTCCGAGGAGGACGCGGAGTGGCTGGGCGGAACGCCTGAGGAGTGGCTCGCGGCGGGACCCCGGGCGGTGGTCCTGACGAAGGGCGCGCGGGGCCTGACGGCCCACACCAGGGAGGGTGCCGAGCACTCGGTTCCCGCCGAGCGGGTGGAGGTGGTGGACACGATCGGGGCGGGCGACACGGTGAACGCGGCGCTGCTGCACCACGTCCCGAGCGTGTCCGCGCTGGCGGCGGCGGACTGGCCTCGTGTTCTGCGTTACGCGGCGAGGGTGGCGGCGCTGACCTGTGCGAAGGAGGGGGCTCAGCCGCCCATGGCCGAGGAGCTCGGCCCGCTCTCCTGA
- a CDS encoding maleylpyruvate isomerase family mycothiol-dependent enzyme, whose translation MIDHARDLASVREATERLLSAAAALDNGSVAEPSRLPGWSRGHVLAHIARNADALVNVLAGRPMYPSAEARDADIDRDAPRPLDVQLADVRDSAAGFQAEGDRPADWSRTVELRNGVTDTAARVPFRRLVEVELHHVDLGIGYELEDLPADFVRRESAFLADRFAGHKDLPSITLNDDAGGTWTTGGGGQGDPLRVSGPAAELVGWLAGRRDGAALKVTGGALPALPPL comes from the coding sequence ATGATTGATCACGCGCGCGACCTGGCCTCTGTACGCGAAGCCACCGAACGGCTGCTCAGCGCAGCCGCCGCACTGGACAACGGCTCCGTCGCCGAGCCGTCACGGCTTCCCGGCTGGAGCCGCGGCCATGTGCTCGCCCATATCGCACGGAACGCGGACGCGCTCGTCAATGTGCTGGCCGGGCGGCCCATGTATCCGAGCGCCGAGGCCCGGGACGCCGACATCGACCGTGATGCGCCCCGCCCGCTGGACGTCCAGCTCGCGGACGTGCGTGACAGCGCGGCCGGCTTCCAGGCGGAGGGCGATCGGCCCGCCGACTGGTCGCGCACGGTCGAGCTGCGCAACGGCGTGACGGACACGGCGGCCCGAGTGCCGTTCCGGCGCCTGGTCGAGGTCGAACTGCACCACGTGGACCTCGGGATCGGCTATGAACTCGAAGACCTCCCCGCGGACTTCGTGCGGCGCGAGAGCGCCTTCCTGGCCGACCGGTTCGCCGGCCACAAGGACCTGCCGTCGATCACCCTGAACGACGACGCCGGCGGGACGTGGACCACCGGAGGCGGCGGCCAGGGCGACCCCCTGCGGGTGAGCGGCCCGGCGGCGGAGCTCGTCGGCTGGCTCGCGGGCCGGCGTGACGGCGCCGCCCTCAAGGTGACCGGCGGGGCCCTGCCCGCACTGCCCCCGCTGTGA
- a CDS encoding MBL fold metallo-hydrolase, translating into MTYSGAVKAGGPADVHELTDLMISKVEVGSMGNNAYLLRCRNTGEQLLIDAAADPATLLTLIGDDGIASVVTTHRHGDHWQALAEVVAATGARTYAGRHDAEGIPVPTDVLVEDGDTITVGRVELTARHLVGHTPGSIALIYDDPHGHPHVFTGDCLFPGGVGNTWKDPAAFASLLRDVETKLFAALPDETWVYPGHGKDTTLGDERPHLPEWRERGW; encoded by the coding sequence ATGACGTACAGCGGAGCGGTGAAGGCCGGCGGTCCTGCCGACGTGCACGAGTTGACGGACCTCATGATCTCCAAGGTCGAGGTCGGCTCGATGGGCAACAACGCGTATCTGCTGCGCTGCCGGAACACCGGCGAGCAGCTGCTCATCGACGCGGCCGCGGACCCCGCGACGCTGCTCACGCTGATCGGTGACGACGGCATCGCGTCCGTCGTCACCACGCACCGCCACGGCGACCACTGGCAGGCGCTGGCCGAGGTCGTCGCGGCGACGGGCGCGCGCACCTACGCGGGCCGCCATGACGCCGAGGGCATCCCGGTCCCGACGGACGTCCTCGTCGAGGACGGCGACACGATCACGGTCGGCCGTGTCGAGCTGACCGCGCGCCACCTCGTCGGCCACACCCCCGGCTCGATCGCCCTCATCTACGACGACCCGCACGGCCACCCCCATGTGTTCACCGGCGACTGCCTCTTCCCCGGCGGCGTGGGCAACACCTGGAAGGACCCGGCCGCGTTCGCGAGCCTGCTCCGCGACGTCGAGACCAAGCTCTTCGCCGCCCTGCCCGACGAGACCTGGGTCTATCCCGGCCACGGCAAGGACACCACCCTCGGCGACGAGCGCCCGCATCTGCCGGAGTGGCGCGAGCGCGGCTGGTAG
- the uvrA gene encoding excinuclease ABC subunit UvrA, with protein sequence MADRLIVRGAREHNLKNVSLDLPRDSLIVFTGLSGSGKSSLAFDTIFAEGQRRYVESLSSYARQFLGQMDKPDVDFIEGLSPAVSIDQKSTSRNPRSTVGTITEVYDYLRLLFARIGKPHCPECGRPITRQSPQAIVDKVLELPEGSRFQVLSPLVRERKGEFVDLFADLQTKGYSRARVDGETIQLSEPPKLKKQEKHTIEVVIDRLTVKDGAKRRLTDSVETALGLSGGMVVLDFVDLAADDPERERMYSEHLYCPYDDLSFEELEPRSFSFNSPFGACPDCTGIGTRMEVDPDLIIPDEDKSLDEGAVSPWSLGHTKDYFARLVGALAAELGFRTDIPWAGLPQRAKKALLYGHKTQIEVRYRNRYGRERAYTTAFEGAVPFVKRRHSEAESDGARERFEGYMREVHCPTCEGTRLKPLVLAVTVMEKSIAEVAAMSISDCADFLAELKLNNRDKKIAERVLKEVNERLKFLVDVGLDYLSLNRAAGTLSGGEAQRIRLATQIGSGLVGVLYVLDEPSIGLHQRDNHRLIETLVRLRDMGNTLIVVEHDEDTIKVADWVVDIGPGAGEHGGKVVHSGPLKQLLSNKESVTGQYLAGKKSIPLPDVRRPIDPSRRLTVHGAKENNLRDIDVSFPLGVLTAVTGVSGSGKSTLVNDILYTHLARELNGARSVPGRHTRVDGDDLVDKVVHVDQSPIGRTPRSNPATYTGVFDHVRRLFAETMEAKVRGYLPGRFSFNVKGGRCENCSGDGTIKIEMNFLPDVYVPCEVCHGARYNRETLEVHYKGKSIAEVLDMPIEEGLEFFEAVPTIARHLRTLNEVGLGYVRLGQSAPTLSGGEAQRVKLASELQKRSTGRTVYVLDEPTTGLHFEDISKLIKVLSGLVDKGNSVVVIEHNLDVIKTADWVIDMGPEGGSGGGLVIAEGTPEEVASESASHTGKFLRDILGADRISDAASSPGRKSPKRAATKPASTKAAPAKKAVAKKAAPAKKTARARKA encoded by the coding sequence GTGGCCGACCGTCTCATCGTCCGTGGCGCGCGCGAGCACAATCTCAAGAACGTCTCGCTCGACCTGCCACGTGACTCCCTCATCGTCTTCACGGGTCTGTCCGGGTCGGGCAAGTCCTCGCTCGCCTTCGACACGATCTTCGCGGAGGGACAGCGCCGCTACGTCGAGTCGCTGTCCTCGTACGCGCGCCAGTTCCTCGGCCAGATGGACAAGCCGGACGTCGACTTCATCGAAGGCCTGTCGCCCGCGGTCTCCATCGACCAGAAGTCGACCTCGCGCAACCCGCGCTCGACGGTCGGCACCATCACCGAGGTCTACGACTACCTGCGCCTGCTGTTCGCGCGCATCGGCAAGCCGCACTGCCCCGAGTGCGGCCGGCCCATCACCCGCCAGTCGCCGCAGGCCATCGTGGACAAGGTCCTCGAACTGCCCGAGGGCAGCCGCTTCCAGGTGCTCTCGCCGCTGGTCCGCGAGCGCAAGGGCGAGTTCGTCGACCTCTTCGCCGACCTCCAGACCAAGGGCTACAGCCGGGCCCGGGTCGACGGCGAGACCATCCAGCTCAGCGAGCCGCCCAAGCTCAAGAAGCAGGAGAAGCACACCATCGAGGTGGTCATCGACCGCCTCACGGTGAAGGACGGCGCCAAGCGCCGCCTCACCGACTCGGTCGAGACCGCGCTGGGCCTGTCCGGCGGCATGGTCGTGCTCGACTTCGTCGACCTCGCGGCCGACGACCCCGAGCGCGAGCGGATGTACTCGGAGCACCTCTACTGCCCGTACGACGACCTCTCCTTCGAGGAGCTGGAGCCCCGCTCCTTCTCCTTCAACTCGCCGTTCGGCGCCTGCCCCGACTGCACCGGCATCGGTACGCGCATGGAGGTCGACCCCGACCTGATCATCCCCGACGAGGACAAGTCCCTCGACGAGGGCGCGGTCTCGCCGTGGTCGCTCGGCCACACCAAGGACTACTTCGCCCGCCTGGTGGGCGCGCTCGCCGCCGAGCTGGGCTTCCGCACCGACATCCCCTGGGCCGGTCTGCCGCAGCGCGCCAAGAAGGCGCTGCTCTACGGCCACAAGACCCAGATCGAGGTCCGCTACCGCAACCGGTACGGCAGGGAGCGGGCGTACACCACCGCCTTCGAGGGAGCGGTGCCGTTCGTCAAGCGCCGCCACTCCGAGGCGGAGAGCGACGGCGCCCGCGAGCGCTTCGAGGGCTATATGCGCGAAGTGCACTGCCCCACCTGTGAGGGCACGCGCCTCAAGCCCCTGGTCCTCGCGGTCACCGTGATGGAGAAGTCCATCGCCGAGGTCGCCGCGATGTCCATCAGCGACTGCGCGGACTTCCTGGCCGAGCTCAAGCTCAACAACCGCGACAAGAAGATCGCCGAGCGGGTCCTGAAGGAGGTCAACGAGCGGCTGAAGTTCCTGGTCGACGTGGGCCTCGACTACCTCTCGCTCAACCGCGCCGCCGGCACGCTCTCCGGCGGCGAGGCCCAGCGCATCCGGCTCGCCACCCAGATCGGCTCCGGCCTGGTCGGCGTGCTCTACGTCCTGGACGAGCCCTCGATCGGTCTGCACCAGCGCGACAACCACCGCCTGATCGAGACGCTGGTGCGCCTGCGCGACATGGGCAACACCCTGATCGTCGTCGAGCACGACGAGGACACCATCAAGGTGGCCGACTGGGTCGTCGACATCGGCCCCGGCGCCGGTGAGCACGGCGGAAAGGTCGTCCACAGCGGGCCGTTGAAGCAGCTGCTCAGCAACAAGGAGTCGGTGACCGGCCAGTATCTGGCGGGCAAGAAGTCGATCCCGCTGCCCGACGTGCGGCGCCCCATCGACCCCTCGCGCCGGCTCACCGTGCACGGAGCCAAGGAGAACAACCTCCGCGACATCGACGTCTCGTTCCCGCTCGGCGTGCTGACCGCGGTCACCGGCGTCTCCGGCTCGGGCAAGTCGACGCTGGTCAACGACATCCTCTACACGCACCTCGCCCGGGAGCTGAACGGGGCGCGCAGCGTGCCCGGCCGGCACACTCGGGTCGACGGGGACGACCTCGTCGACAAGGTGGTCCACGTCGACCAATCGCCCATCGGCCGCACCCCGCGGTCCAACCCGGCGACGTACACCGGCGTCTTCGACCACGTCCGCCGGTTGTTCGCGGAGACGATGGAGGCGAAGGTCCGGGGCTATCTGCCGGGACGGTTCTCCTTCAACGTCAAGGGCGGTCGCTGCGAGAACTGCTCGGGCGACGGCACCATCAAGATCGAGATGAACTTCCTGCCGGACGTGTACGTCCCGTGCGAGGTCTGCCACGGGGCGCGCTACAACCGGGAGACCCTGGAGGTCCACTACAAGGGCAAGTCCATCGCCGAGGTGCTGGACATGCCGATCGAGGAAGGCTTGGAGTTCTTCGAGGCCGTTCCGACGATCGCCCGCCATCTGCGCACGCTCAACGAGGTCGGGCTCGGGTATGTCCGGCTCGGGCAGTCCGCGCCCACGCTCTCGGGCGGCGAGGCCCAGCGGGTGAAGCTCGCCTCCGAGCTCCAGAAGCGCTCCACCGGCCGCACGGTGTACGTGCTCGACGAGCCCACCACCGGGCTCCACTTCGAGGACATCTCCAAGCTGATCAAGGTGCTCTCGGGGCTGGTCGACAAGGGCAACTCGGTGGTCGTCATCGAGCACAACCTGGACGTCATCAAGACGGCGGACTGGGTCATCGACATGGGTCCCGAGGGTGGCAGCGGGGGTGGCCTGGTCATCGCCGAGGGCACGCCCGAGGAGGTGGCCTCGGAGTCGGCCAGCCACACGGGCAAGTTCCTGAGGGACATCCTGGGGGCGGACCGGATCAGCGACGCCGCGTCGTCGCCGGGACGGAAGTCCCCGAAGCGGGCGGCCACCAAGCCGGCCTCGACGAAGGCCGCACCGGCCAAGAAGGCGGTGGCCAAGAAGGCAGCACCGGCAAAGAAAACAGCCCGAGCCCGCAAGGCCTGA
- a CDS encoding papain-like cysteine protease family protein, which translates to MRSKNRRLSALTLVVAALFAAPTATATAAPHNDKPVPAAAAAASAAGSKRLNITMQSQQKDNWCWAGSGNTIATWFGRSYTQNQFCNAAFGRTQGYDCPNWQANLGNVQTALDWAGINSGSYVTGWLRYSTVQTEINNNRPIETRIQWSSGGGHMHVVYGYDDASTWVYWGDPWPSSTRYNWASHDWYVNNNSFSWTHSLYRIGA; encoded by the coding sequence ATGCGCAGCAAGAACAGACGGCTGTCCGCCCTCACCCTCGTGGTGGCGGCCCTGTTTGCCGCCCCCACGGCAACAGCCACCGCCGCCCCGCACAACGACAAGCCGGTGCCCGCCGCAGCCGCCGCGGCGAGCGCTGCCGGTTCCAAGCGCCTCAACATCACCATGCAGTCCCAGCAGAAGGACAACTGGTGCTGGGCCGGCAGCGGAAACACCATCGCCACCTGGTTCGGACGCTCCTACACCCAGAACCAGTTCTGCAACGCGGCGTTCGGCCGGACGCAGGGCTACGACTGCCCCAACTGGCAGGCCAACCTGGGCAATGTGCAGACCGCCCTCGACTGGGCCGGCATCAACTCGGGCTCCTATGTGACCGGTTGGCTGCGCTATTCGACCGTTCAGACCGAGATCAACAACAACCGTCCGATCGAGACCCGCATCCAGTGGTCCAGCGGCGGCGGTCACATGCACGTCGTGTACGGCTACGACGACGCCAGCACCTGGGTGTACTGGGGCGACCCCTGGCCCTCCAGCACCCGCTACAACTGGGCGTCGCACGACTGGTACGTGAACAACAACTCCTTCTCCTGGACCCACTCGCTGTACCGGATCGGGGCGTGA
- a CDS encoding Rieske (2Fe-2S) protein, whose amino-acid sequence MTGKPAARRTVLKGAALGGAVGIGVAACSTDSKLGHAENPTPTAPEPLGSPDAVPVGGAKLYREQRVMVSCPAKGEYKAFSAQCTHAGCLLDKIEDGHANCPCHGSRFNVMTGKPVHGPATVPLPPVPVKLKDGQLVAGPDA is encoded by the coding sequence ATGACCGGCAAGCCCGCCGCCCGTCGCACCGTGCTGAAAGGCGCCGCCCTCGGCGGGGCCGTGGGGATCGGCGTGGCCGCCTGCTCCACCGACTCCAAGCTCGGCCACGCCGAGAACCCCACCCCCACCGCCCCCGAGCCGCTCGGTTCGCCCGACGCGGTCCCCGTCGGCGGTGCCAAGCTCTACCGCGAGCAGCGGGTCATGGTGAGCTGCCCGGCCAAGGGTGAGTACAAGGCGTTCAGCGCCCAGTGCACGCACGCCGGCTGCCTCCTGGACAAGATCGAGGACGGCCACGCGAACTGCCCCTGCCACGGCAGCCGCTTCAACGTGATGACCGGCAAGCCCGTCCACGGCCCGGCCACCGTGCCGCTGCCCCCGGTGCCGGTGAAGCTCAAGGACGGCCAGCTCGTAGCCGGCCCCGACGCCTGA